A window of the Gemmatimonadaceae bacterium genome harbors these coding sequences:
- a CDS encoding sigma-70 family RNA polymerase sigma factor, whose translation MREPTREPASDAHESALVARARRGDPAAFDALVRRHLPGALATAERLLGDRSDAEDLVQDAFLRALDRLPLLDPGRPFGPWFFTLLRNLGINQLRARRVRYTEPEPFDAASPDAQPDEEMVRTEVRERFDAALAALTPRQREIVMLFEVEGWKGAEIAEHLGLTPENVRWHLHQAKKSLRASLAPLRDEGMT comes from the coding sequence ATGCGAGAGCCCACCCGCGAGCCGGCCTCCGACGCCCACGAATCGGCGTTGGTCGCCCGCGCACGGCGCGGCGACCCGGCGGCGTTCGACGCGCTCGTCCGTCGCCATCTCCCGGGCGCGCTCGCAACCGCTGAACGGCTGCTGGGGGATCGCAGTGATGCGGAAGATCTCGTGCAGGACGCCTTCCTGCGCGCGCTCGACCGCCTCCCGCTGCTCGACCCCGGCCGGCCGTTCGGGCCATGGTTCTTCACGCTGCTGCGCAACCTGGGCATCAATCAGCTGCGCGCCCGGCGCGTGCGATACACCGAACCCGAACCGTTCGATGCCGCATCGCCCGACGCCCAGCCCGACGAAGAGATGGTGCGGACGGAGGTGCGGGAACGGTTCGACGCGGCGCTGGCGGCCCTCACGCCGCGGCAGCGCGAGATCGTGATGCTATTCGAAGTGGAAGGATGGAAGGGCGCCGAGATTGCCGAACACCTCGGCCTGACGCCCGAGAATGTGCGGTGGCACCTGCATCAGGCCAAGAAGAGCCTGCGCGCATCGCTGGCACCGCTGCGGGACGAGGGGATGACATGA
- a CDS encoding HlyD family secretion protein — translation MKKPLIPIIIVAAAGVLFWVGKTAMYRRAHESTDNAQVDASIVPVLAKVGGYVSQLAVAENQPVKEGDLLVRIDSTEYAVRVVQAQAEYDAAASVAGATGQAGAQLKGAEGQQQVVAAQIDAARAQVAKATADLARARELVGRQIVSRQQLDAAQSAFDQANAALQAVERQARSADAQYIGAQAGTRLAQARLAAARAALDNARLQLSYTSARAPLTGVVSKKQVEVGQLVSPGQPLLTLVDALNSWVTANFKETQLSDMKVGQPVALEVDAYPGCAAEGKVESLGAATGARFALLPPDNATGNFTKVVQRVPVRIAVTKGCGPDRPLRPGMSVIANVQVK, via the coding sequence ATGAAGAAGCCTCTTATCCCAATCATCATCGTCGCCGCCGCCGGCGTCCTCTTCTGGGTCGGCAAGACCGCGATGTACCGCCGCGCGCACGAGAGCACGGACAATGCGCAGGTGGATGCCTCCATTGTCCCGGTGCTCGCCAAGGTTGGCGGCTACGTCTCGCAGCTCGCCGTGGCCGAGAACCAGCCGGTGAAGGAAGGCGACCTGCTGGTTCGCATCGACAGCACCGAGTACGCGGTGCGCGTGGTGCAGGCGCAGGCGGAGTACGACGCGGCCGCCTCGGTGGCCGGCGCCACCGGCCAGGCCGGCGCGCAACTCAAGGGCGCGGAAGGGCAGCAGCAGGTCGTGGCCGCCCAGATCGATGCCGCGCGCGCGCAGGTGGCCAAGGCGACCGCCGATCTGGCGCGTGCCAGGGAACTCGTCGGCCGGCAGATCGTCAGCCGTCAGCAGCTCGACGCCGCGCAGTCGGCGTTTGACCAGGCGAACGCCGCCCTGCAGGCGGTGGAGCGGCAGGCGCGGTCGGCGGATGCGCAGTACATCGGCGCGCAGGCCGGCACGCGGCTCGCGCAGGCGCGGCTCGCGGCCGCGCGCGCGGCGCTCGACAATGCCCGGCTGCAGCTCTCGTACACGAGCGCCCGCGCCCCGCTCACCGGTGTCGTGTCCAAGAAGCAGGTGGAAGTCGGACAGCTCGTCTCGCCGGGTCAGCCGCTCCTCACCCTCGTTGACGCACTGAACAGCTGGGTTACGGCGAACTTCAAGGAGACGCAGCTCTCCGACATGAAGGTCGGGCAGCCGGTTGCGCTCGAAGTCGACGCCTATCCCGGCTGTGCGGCCGAGGGAAAGGTCGAGAGCCTCGGCGCGGCCACCGGCGCGCGCTTCGCGCTGCTCCCTCCCGATAACGCGACCGGCAACTTCACCAAGGTCGTGCAGCGCGTACCGGTGCGAATCGCCGTCACCAAGGGCTGCGGCCCGGATCGGCCGCTGCGCCCGGGCATGAGCGTCATCGCGAACGTGCAGGTGAAGTAA
- a CDS encoding DHA2 family efflux MFS transporter permease subunit produces the protein MQPSPPDKYQHKYLIAAAVTMAAVLELIDTSIVNVAIPHMMGNLGATLDEISWVSVGYIIANVIVIPMSAWLSAYFGRRRYLTFSILLFVAASFFCGAATSLWGLVFWRVVQGIGGGALLSTAQSTLWEAFPPHEVGIGQAIFGIGIMVGPTLGPTLGGFIVDNWNWPWIFYINLPLGLFAAALVWTYVTDSEHQERAEKVDWLGIGLLTVAIGSLQWMLERGERYDWFDSGFVTTLAVVSAGSFIWLVWHELRTDEPVINFHLLTNRQLATGVLMGAVLGFALFGSVFVLPIFLQSLHGLTANQTGLVILPGAIASAVTMAVMGRRLRMLPDGRPIILVGGSLFGVCMYQLAFLSFDSGAHDLFWPLILRGVAMGMMFIPLNSIALAELAPRDMANGTGLFNLTRQLGGSIGIAVMATLLSHITKAKKALLADHLVATAPDVQARMEAMTHALTAKGASLSVAHQQALAIMDRTVGVQASVLAFSRIYWISGFVLMASLPLMLFWHNGRPRGLVIRDGGH, from the coding sequence GTGCAACCCTCGCCCCCCGACAAGTACCAGCACAAGTACCTGATCGCCGCCGCCGTCACCATGGCGGCGGTGCTCGAGCTCATCGACACGTCCATCGTGAACGTCGCCATTCCCCACATGATGGGGAATCTCGGCGCCACGCTCGACGAGATCTCGTGGGTGAGCGTCGGGTACATCATTGCCAACGTTATTGTGATCCCGATGTCCGCGTGGCTGTCGGCGTACTTCGGGCGTCGCCGGTACCTCACGTTCTCGATTCTCCTGTTCGTGGCGGCGTCATTCTTCTGCGGCGCCGCCACATCGCTCTGGGGGCTCGTCTTCTGGCGCGTCGTGCAGGGCATCGGCGGCGGGGCGCTGCTCTCCACGGCGCAGTCCACGCTGTGGGAGGCGTTCCCTCCCCACGAAGTGGGCATCGGCCAGGCAATCTTCGGCATCGGCATCATGGTCGGGCCCACGCTGGGCCCGACGCTGGGCGGTTTCATCGTCGACAACTGGAACTGGCCCTGGATCTTCTACATCAACCTGCCGCTCGGCCTGTTCGCCGCCGCGCTCGTCTGGACGTACGTCACCGACTCCGAGCACCAGGAGCGCGCCGAGAAGGTGGACTGGCTGGGCATCGGACTGCTCACCGTGGCTATCGGGTCGCTGCAGTGGATGCTCGAGCGCGGCGAGCGCTACGACTGGTTCGACTCGGGCTTCGTGACGACGCTGGCGGTCGTATCTGCCGGTTCGTTCATCTGGCTCGTCTGGCATGAACTGCGCACCGACGAGCCAGTCATCAACTTTCACCTGCTGACGAACCGGCAGCTCGCCACCGGCGTGCTGATGGGGGCCGTGCTTGGCTTCGCGTTGTTCGGTTCGGTTTTCGTCCTTCCCATCTTCCTGCAGAGCCTGCACGGCCTCACCGCCAACCAGACCGGCCTCGTGATCCTTCCCGGCGCGATTGCGTCGGCGGTGACGATGGCGGTGATGGGGCGTCGGCTGCGCATGCTCCCCGATGGGCGTCCGATCATCCTAGTCGGCGGATCGCTCTTCGGGGTCTGCATGTACCAGCTCGCGTTCCTGTCGTTCGACAGCGGCGCGCACGACCTGTTCTGGCCCCTGATCCTGCGCGGCGTGGCGATGGGGATGATGTTCATCCCGCTCAACTCCATCGCGCTCGCCGAACTCGCGCCGCGCGACATGGCGAACGGCACGGGGCTGTTCAACCTCACGCGGCAGCTCGGCGGATCCATCGGCATCGCCGTGATGGCGACGCTGCTGAGTCACATCACCAAGGCCAAGAAGGCGCTGCTCGCCGACCATCTCGTGGCGACGGCGCCCGATGTCCAGGCCCGGATGGAGGCGATGACGCACGCGCTGACCGCCAAGGGAGCGAGCCTGTCGGTGGCGCACCAGCAGGCGCTCGCCATCATGGACCGCACGGTCGGCGTGCAGGCGAGCGTGCTCGCCTTCTCGCGCATCTACTGGATCAGCGGCTTCGTGCTGATGGCCTCGCTTCCGCTGATGCTGTTCTGGCACAACGGGCGCCCGCGCGGATTGGTGATACGCGACGGCGGGCACTAG
- a CDS encoding CocE/NonD family hydrolase: MRLARTFFALLLLAAPALPAQESDAAFIKANYTKHIARIPMRDGVKLFTIYYVPKDAGPGRTYPMVMERTCYSIAPYGENEYPAQLGPNRFMMRDKYIVVYQDVRGRFMSEGKWTNVRPIIDHPSGPSQIDEATDTYDTIEWLLKNVPNHNGRVGQWGISYPGFFTTAGILSRHPALKAASPQAPVTDFYFEDFHHNGALTQGYFYTYPVFGFDSPTGPTSQPWFFSKMIQEGLPADYDFQLRLGALKHTTERYYKDNYFWQELVEHPNYDAHWQERAIAPHLRDVKAAVMTVGGWYDAEDLYGPLKVYKTIEQKNAGIYNTLVMGPFRHGGWAAQGVVHTLHGDIWFGDSLETKFQRDVEAPFFQHFLKGAGDGKTGLPEAYMFDTGKKEWVRFAKWPADHSQWKSLAFQAGGKLGLDVAPDTGSDSYVSDPAKPVPGRCVGPSIEGFTMYQYMSDDQRCFSTRPDVLTYETEPLAEDVTLGGEIKIRLRVATTGTDADFVVKLVDVYPPTEKDHPYLPSKNIHLAGYQQMVRSEIMRARWRDGFETPKALVPGEVTEVPFALQDVLHTFKQGHRIMVQVQSSMFPVFDRNPQKFVPNIFTADDRDFIKATQTVYRNSSIQVQVLGAELKP, from the coding sequence ATGCGCCTTGCCCGCACGTTTTTCGCGCTTCTGCTGCTCGCCGCGCCCGCCCTGCCGGCACAGGAATCCGACGCCGCGTTCATCAAGGCGAACTACACCAAGCACATCGCGCGCATTCCGATGCGCGACGGCGTGAAGCTGTTCACCATCTACTACGTGCCGAAGGATGCGGGCCCCGGGCGCACTTACCCGATGGTCATGGAGCGCACCTGCTACTCCATCGCGCCGTACGGCGAGAACGAGTACCCGGCGCAGCTCGGCCCCAACCGGTTCATGATGCGCGACAAGTACATCGTCGTGTACCAGGACGTGCGCGGCCGGTTCATGAGCGAGGGGAAGTGGACGAACGTTCGCCCGATCATCGACCACCCGTCGGGACCGTCGCAGATCGACGAGGCGACGGACACATACGACACCATCGAGTGGCTGCTCAAGAACGTGCCCAACCACAACGGACGCGTGGGACAGTGGGGGATCTCGTACCCGGGCTTCTTCACGACGGCCGGCATCCTCTCGCGCCACCCGGCGCTCAAGGCCGCGTCGCCCCAGGCGCCGGTGACGGACTTCTACTTCGAGGACTTCCACCACAACGGCGCGCTCACGCAGGGCTACTTCTACACCTACCCGGTCTTCGGATTCGACTCGCCCACCGGGCCGACGTCGCAGCCGTGGTTCTTCAGCAAGATGATTCAGGAAGGGCTCCCGGCCGACTACGACTTCCAGCTCCGGTTGGGCGCGCTGAAGCACACGACGGAGCGCTACTACAAGGACAACTACTTCTGGCAGGAACTCGTCGAGCACCCGAACTACGACGCGCACTGGCAGGAGCGTGCCATCGCGCCGCACCTGCGTGACGTGAAGGCCGCCGTGATGACCGTCGGCGGCTGGTACGATGCCGAAGATCTCTACGGCCCGCTCAAGGTCTACAAGACCATCGAGCAGAAGAACGCGGGCATCTACAACACGCTCGTCATGGGGCCGTTCCGCCACGGCGGCTGGGCGGCGCAAGGCGTCGTGCACACGCTGCACGGCGACATCTGGTTTGGCGATTCGCTCGAGACGAAGTTCCAGCGCGACGTCGAAGCTCCCTTCTTCCAGCACTTCCTGAAGGGCGCGGGGGACGGCAAGACCGGCCTGCCCGAGGCGTACATGTTCGACACGGGCAAGAAGGAATGGGTGCGCTTCGCCAAATGGCCGGCCGACCATTCGCAGTGGAAATCGCTCGCGTTCCAGGCCGGCGGGAAGCTCGGCCTCGACGTGGCGCCGGACACGGGCAGCGACTCGTACGTCAGCGATCCGGCGAAGCCGGTGCCGGGGCGGTGCGTGGGCCCGAGCATCGAAGGGTTCACCATGTACCAGTACATGAGCGACGACCAGCGCTGCTTCAGCACGCGTCCGGACGTGCTCACGTACGAGACCGAGCCGCTCGCCGAGGACGTCACGCTGGGCGGCGAGATCAAGATCCGGCTTCGCGTGGCAACGACGGGAACCGATGCCGACTTCGTGGTCAAGCTGGTGGACGTCTACCCGCCGACTGAAAAGGACCATCCGTACCTGCCGAGCAAGAACATCCACCTGGCGGGCTACCAGCAGATGGTGCGCAGCGAGATCATGCGCGCCCGCTGGCGCGATGGCTTCGAGACGCCCAAGGCGCTCGTGCCGGGCGAGGTGACCGAAGTGCCGTTCGCGCTGCAGGACGTCCTGCACACGTTCAAGCAGGGGCACCGCATCATGGTGCAGGTGCAGAGTTCGATGTTCCCGGTCTTCGACCGCAACCCGCAGAAGTTCGTGCCGAACATCTTCACGGCGGATGACAGGGACTTCATCAAGGCGACGCAGACGGTCTACCGTAACAGCAGCATCCAGGTGCAGGTGCTGGGAGCGGAACTCAAGCCATAG
- a CDS encoding TetR/AcrR family transcriptional regulator, with protein sequence MSTTEAAPDPRWRRLPDERPTQLIDAALETFSEHGFSAAKLEDIAHRAGVSKGTIYLYFPSKEELFKAVVRHTIGQQLTDAESASPPGSASDELERTLRRRWALTAQPRFDRWYRILMSELPRHPELLEFYNREVIDRNWAMLQQVIERGVRSGEFRPIHPRRAVGLVNALVVMHRQWISSGSIRPEYQQADRGELIDTIVDFALAALRNPAFTGPTS encoded by the coding sequence ATGTCCACGACTGAAGCCGCTCCGGATCCGCGCTGGCGCCGTCTCCCCGACGAACGCCCCACGCAACTGATCGACGCGGCCCTCGAGACGTTCTCCGAGCACGGATTCTCGGCCGCCAAGCTCGAGGATATCGCGCATCGCGCCGGCGTCTCGAAGGGCACCATCTATCTCTACTTCCCTTCAAAGGAAGAGCTCTTCAAGGCCGTGGTGCGGCATACCATCGGTCAGCAGCTCACTGACGCGGAGTCGGCGTCGCCGCCCGGCTCCGCCAGCGATGAGTTGGAACGCACGCTGCGCCGCCGCTGGGCGCTCACCGCGCAGCCGCGCTTCGACCGGTGGTATCGCATCCTGATGTCCGAGCTGCCGCGGCACCCGGAACTGCTGGAGTTCTACAATCGCGAAGTCATCGATCGCAACTGGGCGATGCTGCAGCAGGTCATCGAACGCGGCGTCCGCAGCGGCGAGTTTCGCCCCATCCATCCTCGTCGCGCCGTGGGCCTCGTCAACGCCCTCGTCGTGATGCATCGCCAGTGGATCTCCAGCGGCTCCATCCGTCCCGAATACCAGCAGGCGGATCGCGGAGAGCTGATCGACACCATCGTCGACTTCGCGCTCGCCGCGCTTCGAAATCCCGCGTTCACCGGCCCGACCTCATGA
- a CDS encoding TolC family protein, with amino-acid sequence MNLSRHLLPAALVLLPAALAAQSPVTLTLGGAARLAATQSGAAVIARTRIDQADARVRQARSLLFPTLSAAAGESERNMNTATFGFSFRDPSGRPYFDPNGVILPPVKVLDLRGRAQANLLDLSVAAKLGSVRQQVRVAEAEATGAGDQAAALAANAYVRAARADAVLSARLADSTLAAELLTIANEQLQAGVGVALDVTRARSQLSLAHAQLIGARADRDRARLDLRRIAGIDPAAELVLSDSLFALPVGAPLPSVDEGTRIAVARRADIRAANEQKVAAERNVAATRLERLPTLGLFGDQGAIGPSSAHLLNTYSWGLQVSIPIFDGFRREGRVQEQRAAVREADARRRDLEAQAAIDVRTALLDLNTAREMLAAAEDRLALAQQELEQARARFTAGVSGNADVITASLGINAARTQVVDARAAYQTARVTLARAEGTVTELP; translated from the coding sequence ATGAACCTGTCACGTCATCTGCTCCCCGCCGCGCTCGTGCTGCTCCCCGCGGCGCTCGCCGCGCAATCTCCCGTCACGCTCACGCTCGGCGGCGCGGCTCGGCTCGCGGCCACGCAGAGCGGCGCCGCCGTCATCGCGCGCACGCGCATCGACCAGGCCGATGCCCGCGTCCGCCAGGCACGGTCGCTGCTCTTCCCGACGCTCTCGGCGGCCGCCGGCGAAAGCGAACGGAACATGAACACGGCCACGTTCGGCTTCTCGTTCCGTGATCCGAGTGGCAGGCCGTACTTCGATCCCAACGGGGTGATCCTCCCGCCGGTCAAGGTCCTCGACCTGCGCGGCCGAGCCCAAGCCAACCTGCTCGACCTCTCGGTGGCCGCGAAGCTGGGTTCCGTGCGCCAGCAGGTGCGCGTCGCCGAAGCCGAGGCCACTGGTGCCGGCGATCAGGCGGCCGCGCTTGCTGCGAATGCCTATGTGCGCGCGGCGCGCGCCGACGCCGTACTCAGCGCCCGGCTCGCCGATTCGACGCTGGCCGCCGAACTCCTCACCATCGCCAACGAGCAGCTGCAGGCCGGCGTGGGGGTCGCCCTCGACGTCACGCGCGCGCGCAGCCAGCTCTCGCTGGCGCACGCGCAGCTCATCGGCGCGCGCGCCGACCGCGATCGCGCGCGGCTCGACCTGCGCCGCATTGCCGGCATCGACCCCGCGGCAGAGCTCGTGCTGAGCGACTCGCTCTTCGCGCTGCCGGTCGGCGCACCGCTTCCCTCGGTCGACGAAGGAACCCGGATTGCCGTTGCGCGCCGCGCGGACATTCGCGCGGCGAACGAGCAGAAGGTCGCCGCCGAGCGCAACGTCGCGGCCACGCGCCTCGAACGCCTCCCCACCCTCGGCCTCTTCGGCGACCAGGGGGCCATCGGCCCATCGAGCGCGCACCTGCTGAATACCTACAGCTGGGGCCTGCAGGTCTCGATTCCCATCTTTGACGGCTTCCGCCGCGAGGGGCGCGTGCAGGAGCAGCGCGCCGCGGTTCGCGAGGCCGATGCCCGCCGTCGCGATCTCGAGGCGCAGGCTGCCATCGACGTTCGCACCGCGCTTCTCGATCTCAACACGGCGCGCGAGATGCTCGCCGCCGCCGAGGACCGCCTCGCGCTCGCCCAGCAGGAGCTGGAGCAGGCGCGCGCCCGCTTCACCGCCGGCGTCTCCGGCAACGCCGACGTCATCACTGCCTCGCTCGGCATCAACGCCGCGCGCACGCAAGTGGTCGACGCCCGCGCCGCATACCAGACCGCGCGCGTCACACTCGCGCGCGCCGAGGGCACCGTCACCGAACTGCCGTAA